A region from the Fusarium musae strain F31 chromosome 1, whole genome shotgun sequence genome encodes:
- a CDS encoding hypothetical protein (BUSCO:EOG092655L0) — MAGRQETINLDTLEPQQLAQVKKQLDEELEHLTTSFAQLHAAQNKFKDCLQCVKTRAAAPEGSNSVLVPLTNSLYVRGELTDADTVLVDVGTGFLVEKKLKSAEKFYESKVEELGNNLKDLEVIVQRKQTNARTIEEVLRQKIMAGQGQGDQQA, encoded by the exons ATGGCTGGAAGACAAGAAACCA TCAACCTCGATACGCTAGAGCCCCAGCAGCTTGCCcaagtcaagaagcagcttgatgaagagctCGAGCACTTGACGACGTCGTTCGCACAACTCCATGCCGCCCAGAACAAGTTTAAAGACTGCCTCCAATGCGTGAAAACCCGCGCTGCCGCTCCCGAAG GATCCAACTCTGTACTGGTTCCTCTCACCAACTCACTCTACGTTCGTGGTGAGCTCACAGATGCCGATACTGTATTGGTGGATGTAGGCACTGGATTCTTGGTTGAAAAG AAACTCAAGTCGGCCGAAAAGTTCTACGAGagcaaggttgaggagctggGAAATAACCTGAAAGATCTCGAGGTTATTGTCCAACGGAAGCAGACAAATGCACGAACGATTGAAGAAG TTTTGAGACAAAAGATCATGGCtggccaagggcaaggcgaTCAACAGGCCTGA
- a CDS encoding hypothetical protein (EggNog:ENOG41): MTWVLMHQQAHSGIFQLLPLGLRVQDKIEKLIDKHMHSVGASRLSLSTISSEELWRKSDRLESVAPELFRLKDRKDTPLILSPTHEEEITTLVAGIVNSYKDLPIRLYQITRKYRDERRPRHGLLRSREFLMKDLYTFDLTTLEAVETYRQVSAAYRAFFDELKLPYLVAEASSGDMGGDLSHEYHLPSSVGEDTVVNCDSCGYTANDEVAALRPPSPAYDSSESPPASNFRVWRGISKDRKTLINAWYPRPSGTSAESGLNLHAVKSAVPELDATIEDPLPLWGVSLESGTTKVINVVDGRLVPAFERVRDQLPLLPKDLQRFQSEYSTIGSTASGGGLNLARIIDGDACPRCEDGALKIHRALECGHTFQLGTRYSVPLDACVTLPRSGIPATAAEEGLAPGSRIPLQMGCHGVGISRIFGAVAEILADEQGLNWPRAIAPFEVAIISTPDLAEDSLRIYDLLAAGDNSRNSLDVVLDDRQRSFVWKMKDADIVGFPVLVIMGRSYKENGTCEVQCRRLSIKETVKVDALPEFISNLLNQL; this comes from the exons ATGACTTGGGTGTTAATGCATCAGCAGGCTCACTCTGGTATTTTTCAGCTTCTCCCTCTAGGCCTCCGTGTTCAGGATAAGATAGAAAAGCTGATCGATAAACATATGCACTCAGTTG GTGCATCGAGATTATCTCTGTCAACCATTTCATCAGAAGAACTGTGGCGAAAGAGTGATCGTCTTGAATCTGTTGCGCCGGAG CTTTTCCGACTCAAAGATCGTAAAGATACTCCGCTGATATTGTCGCCCACacacgaggaggagatcaCCACGCTTGTCGCCGGAATCGTCAATTCATACAAGGACCTCCCAATCCGACTTTACCAGATCA CCCGAAAATACCGTGATGAGCGTCGCCCTCGCCACGGTCTTCTGCGCTCACGGGAGTTCCTGATGAAGGATCTCTACACTTTCGACCTCACAACACTTGAGGCTGTGGAGACCTATCGTCAAGTGTCTGCAGCATACCGCGCCTTCTTTGATGAGCTAAAACTCCCATATCTTGTGGCCGAGGCAAGCTCTGGTGATATGGGCGGTGACTTGAGCCATGAATATCACTTGCCGAGTTCTGTCGGAGAAGATACCGTGGTAAATTGTGACTCTTGTGGCTATACGGCTAACGACGAAGTCGCTGCTCTCCGGCCCCCCTCTCCGGCATATGATAGTTCGGAGAGCCCTCCGGCGTCCAACTTCCGTGTTTGGCGAGGCATCTCTAAGGACCGAAAAACCTTGATCAATGCTTGGTATCCTCGACCATCGGGGACCTCTGCAGAAAGTGGTCTCAATCTTCATGCTGTCAAATCAGCTGTCCCTGAGCTGGATGCCACTATTGAGGATCCGTTGCCACTTTGGGGAGTATCATTGGAGAGCGGAACGACAAAAGTGAtcaatgttgttgatggaagaCTTGTACCGGCATTTGAAAGGGTTCGCGACCAGTTGCCGTTGTTACCCAAAGATCTTCAACGATTCCAATCTGAGTATTCAACAATTGGCAGTACAGCCTCTGGTGGCGGGCTGAATTTGGCACGTATCATTGATGGCGATGCCTGCCCTCGATGTGAAGATGGCGCATTAAAAATCCATCGTGCTTTAGAATGCGGCCACACATTCCAACTTGGAACTCGCTATTCAGTACCACTCGATGCCTGTGTCACTTTACCACGCTCGGGGATTCCGGCGACAGCTGCGGAAGAGGGACTGGCCCCAGGGAGTCGCATTCCTCTACAAATGGGCTGCCATGGCGTTGGCATTTCGAGAATCTTTGGTGCTGTTGCAGAGATTCTCGCGGACGAGCAAGGACTGAATTGGCCCCGAGCCATTGCACCGTTTGAGGTTGCGATCATATCTACACCAGACTTAGCCGAAGACTCTCTGAGAATTTACGACTTGCTTGCCGCGGGCGACAATTCGCGTAATAGCTTGGACGTTGTTCTCGATGATCGCCAGCGTTCATTTGtctggaagatgaaagatgcCGATATAGTAGGGTTTCCTGTCTTGGTTATCATGGGAAGATCTTACAAAGAGAATGGAACTTGCGAGGTTCAATGCAGACGACTTTCGATCAAGGAAACTGTAAAGGTTGACGCTCTGCCAGAATTCATCTCAAATTTATTGAATCAGCTCTAA